A region of Verrucomicrobiia bacterium DNA encodes the following proteins:
- a CDS encoding alginate export family protein, which yields MKKHHLPCNPYITGSAFVLAAAAAVFGQDKPAPATPPVTNAPALTATNTPAEPGALDKFFNGTIPAAFAKGKFNLNVRARYEFVNQDGYTDDSHAATIRTRFGFTTAPTYGFQGMIEGENVAAIGPEGNYNAAGSNGKGYKPPVADPPTTELNQAWLSYNYTNLFAIKAGRQQLVLDNTRFVGDVGWRQNMQTFDAVGATFKPVKDFSLYYGYLWEVNRVFGDVAGLPAGFTDFSSKSHLINASYTACGYAKVVGYAYLLDLQNAAGPNNSCATYGGYVTGAAPLSDQFKLNYRGEVAWQSDYADSTQNYDALYYDLELGATVKPFAFGAGYEVLGSDNNVGFKTPLATLHAFNGWADAFLTTPNAGLRDLYAYGQVTLPAEMPLRVAYHKFDADSGSGDFGQEVDAVISKKFGKHWNALLKYAYYMGEDAAAGSTIPVAANVDAQKFWAQVEFNF from the coding sequence ATGAAAAAACATCACCTGCCTTGCAATCCTTATATCACCGGGAGCGCGTTTGTGCTGGCCGCGGCGGCGGCGGTCTTTGGCCAGGACAAACCGGCGCCGGCCACGCCGCCGGTCACCAACGCTCCGGCGCTGACGGCCACCAACACGCCGGCCGAGCCCGGTGCACTGGACAAATTCTTCAACGGCACCATTCCCGCGGCGTTCGCCAAGGGGAAATTCAACCTCAACGTCCGCGCCCGCTATGAGTTCGTGAACCAGGACGGTTACACGGATGATTCGCACGCCGCGACGATCCGCACGCGCTTCGGCTTTACCACCGCGCCCACGTATGGGTTTCAAGGCATGATCGAAGGCGAGAATGTGGCCGCGATCGGGCCGGAGGGAAATTACAACGCGGCCGGCTCGAACGGCAAAGGCTACAAGCCGCCGGTGGCGGACCCGCCCACGACGGAATTGAACCAGGCCTGGCTGAGCTACAACTACACAAATCTGTTTGCCATCAAGGCCGGCCGTCAGCAGCTCGTGCTCGACAACACGCGGTTCGTCGGCGATGTCGGCTGGCGCCAGAACATGCAGACGTTTGATGCCGTGGGCGCGACGTTCAAGCCGGTCAAGGACTTCAGCCTCTATTACGGCTATCTCTGGGAGGTGAACCGTGTCTTTGGCGACGTGGCCGGTCTGCCGGCCGGCTTCACCGACTTCAGTTCCAAGTCGCACCTGATCAACGCGTCCTACACTGCCTGCGGATACGCCAAAGTGGTTGGCTATGCCTATCTGCTCGATCTGCAAAATGCCGCGGGCCCGAACAACTCGTGCGCAACTTACGGGGGTTATGTCACCGGTGCCGCGCCGCTCAGCGACCAGTTTAAGCTCAACTATCGCGGCGAGGTGGCCTGGCAATCGGACTACGCCGACAGCACACAGAACTACGACGCGCTGTATTACGACCTCGAACTGGGCGCGACCGTGAAGCCCTTCGCGTTCGGCGCGGGATACGAAGTGCTCGGCAGCGACAACAACGTCGGCTTCAAGACGCCGCTGGCCACGCTCCACGCGTTCAACGGCTGGGCAGACGCGTTCCTCACGACGCCCAACGCCGGCCTGCGCGACCTCTACGCCTACGGCCAGGTCACGCTGCCGGCCGAGATGCCGCTGCGTGTGGCGTATCACAAGTTCGACGCGGACAGTGGCAGCGGCGACTTCGGACAGGAGGTTGACGCGGTGATCTCGAAGAAGTTCGGCAAGCACTGGAACGCCCTGCTCAAATACGCGTATTACATGGGCGAAGACGCCGCCGCAGGGAGCACCATTCCCGTCGCCGCCAACGTGGACGCCCAAAAGTTCTGGGCCCAGGTCGAATTCAACTTCTAA